The Spinacia oleracea cultivar Varoflay chromosome 2, BTI_SOV_V1, whole genome shotgun sequence DNA segment GTTATAGTCAATATTATAGCACTTATCAATTACTAAAATCATCATATTTTATATAAGTAGACTTGCTTAAGTCACAAAGATTAGCATGTAAAGCATATTCTGCCACTCTTAAATGATTTTTGTCATTTTAGTAGAATAATGTTGATAAAGACAGTTCTCTTTTTCGGTCTGACTTTGTTACTGAGTATCATACTCTCTAATCGGTGAACTTGTAAAAAATGTGGTGATCTATCTGATAAACTTAGTTCTAATCTATTTGATAAATGCAGTTGTCGGGTATTGGCTAAAAGTGAAAATTAGAGTATTGGAAAAGTTTACCAATAGCAACttgcttttgagcccgttcatatAAAGGGCGGTTGTACAGTGGTTGTTCAgatgtcttttgaagttttaattagtgagtactttggatttttggtaatatatgaattaactaaaggtgtaatttgaaggttggaaaaatataaaaattatatgttgaataaatattggatgttaaaggggtggagtggaagagactaatgaatatattagactattaataactggatgttgaataaggaaaatagagtggaagaggcattaaaaattgtaaatcatagaaacaataaagaaaaattgaaaaaaaacaaaataaaatgatggatgaaaggaGAGATGTCACATGGTTTCTAATAATGAGATGTCACATGGCTTATAATAATCTATGGTGTTCATTTTTAAATACTTGGTATAGATAGATGCCTTCATGTTGGAGTACTCAAATCAATGTCTATTTAATTACATGAATTACTAGCATCCCTTTGCAGCAGTTACACTCCTCCCTTTTCGTTTTGCTAAATTGTACCATCTTTTTTTGGCATGAAAATTGTGTCTCTAAAACATTGTTTGAGTAATATTATGGCTTTTGTATTTTTCTAGCAAAAATGCCCATGTGCCTTTCGCAAACAGTTCAATTAATCTAAATATTTAGATGCTGAATTTATAGTTTATGAGGTGGGGACGTTGTAGAAAGATATAGAGAATTTCAGCACATAAAGTCAAGAGCTACATACTCTTTCAAGTGGCTTTATTGTGATTTGCGATATACTCCCTCACAAAAAACATAGTTAATTACTTTTTGATAATCGTAAATTCTATATGAGCATTTACATACATTTATGAATGCTCGTGTTTTTCCCATAGTATTTCCACTTACTTTCAAGAAATAGTACGCGTTTAATTGTCGGTATACCATAGTTGAAGACGCGAACTTATAATTACAGGCTTTTGTTAGTTTTCTAATGACCagttataaaatttatgacttttcttattgaataatttattaatacAGTGTACTAAGAAAATTTTACAATAACGATTGTGGAGAGTTCAATGTTGCATGTGGAATGCTAAAATATCATTGACACTTATATCGTAAATGTATTTTACAACAACTATTGTGGAGAGTTCAATGTTGCATGTGGATTGCTACAATATCATTGACACTTATATCGTAAATGTATTTTACAACAACTATTGTGAAGAGTTCAATGTTGCATGTGGAATGCTACAATATCATTGACACTTATATCGTAAATGTATTTTACAATAACTATTGTGGAGAGTTTAATATTGCACGTGGAATGCTAAAATATCATTGACACTTATATCGTAAATGTATTTTACAATAACTATTGTGGAGAGTTCAATGTTGCACGTGGAATGCTAAAATATCATTGACACTTATATCGTAAATGTATTTTACAATAACTATTGTGGAGAGTTCAATGTTGCATGTGGAATGCTAAAATATCATTGACACTTATATCGTAATTAATGTATTTTACAATAACTATTGTGGAGAGTTCAGTGTTGCATGTGGAATGCTAAAATATCATTGAATCTTCTGTCGTAAATGTATATATGATTCTGTATTATCAATTACATACATATTTACTTTAACTTTGTTTTCCTATCATTTACCATAATTTTGTAAAAGCCCGTCTTTTACGTAGCATTTCTATAAACCCAATTTGTATATCTTGGGGGATCacgatccaacaactagttCTATAAATTCTTACTTTGATTGTATTATCTTACAATTAGTAAATTAGTTCAATCAACTATGTTAAACTATTACTCATATTTCATTCATATAAGTATTTGGTATGACTATAATTTTATCCTTTCATGTGCTGCTGTATTGGAATCATTAATTGAAATATAGAATATAATCACTGTTTAATTGCAATATAGAATATAATCACTGTTTAACACGAAATCATCAAAACGACACTAAGAACAGCAGCAAAAGTGACTTAACACGGAATCATCAATGTTTATCAGAATTATAATAACATTTTTACGAAGATTCATAATCACTAACCTTGAATCATCATTCTCAGCATCattctcatcatcatcattctcATCATTGTGGTCAAGAAAATCAGTGTCAAGATAATTGAATATCGTCCATATCACTGCAATTGCAAAATAGAATAGTAATCAGTATACTCTGAATTCATACGTTAAAGAAAATCGAAATTATAATTCAAGCATATTCAGCATTCAAGTCAACAAAATCAGGACAAATTATCAACCGTATTACATTTCAACTAAATCCTTTTATAAACGCAAGAAATCCTTAAATtgtttaattagtttattaaTAATTGCTCAAACCATCGTAAACCCTAATTGTTTACGAAAAAAAAAGTAATGCACAATTGTACAATTAGAATTTTACAAATGACCTTGCACAATTGTTGAACACAGCTGTAGATCAAATCAAAATTATAATTCAAGCAGATTCCGCATTCAAGTCAACAAAATCATTACACATTATCAACCGTATTACGCGAAAAGGGATTTCAACTAACCCTAATTTTTGACGACAAAAAgtaatctaaaattaaaattttacaaattacCTTGCAGAATTGTTGAAAACAGATGTCGATAACAATTTCTTCTTATCTTTTTCTCTCATAAATGTAATGATCGATTTTTGTTAGCTTACGTCATAATGATCTCGGCTTTTTATGAAAAAGGATTTCATGTAAACTTACAATTAGTTCAATTAACTCCACTAAACTATTTATAAGGCGATTAACCTtaaattgagtttaaaaataaaCTTGCCTTGTTTGTTATGGAGTGTTTTGGGTGAATATTTTAACCACGAGCAGCCGTAAGCTCATGAAATGGTCCGAAATTCTAAATTAAAAATCGAGTCCCATTTATCTTTGATTTCTCCTTTTCAAAAGCCCTAACAACTTCCCCACTCTCTCCCCGCCACCTCCCGCCGCCGTTCTATTTCTCTCTCAAAATGAACGCCGCCATGAACTTcaccgccgccaccaccaccaccaaacccCACTCCCCCTTCCTCACCGGCGGCGTTTCCCTCCTCCGCACTTCCCCCACCCTTCTTCCTCTCCACCGCTCTCCCCCCTCCTCCATCCGTATGTCCCTCCGCGACGATGGTCCCTCCCTCGCCGTCGTCGGAGTCACCGGCGCCGTCGGCCAAGAGTTCCTCTCCGTCCTCTCCGACCGCGACTTTCCTTACCGCTCCATCAAGCTCCTAGCCAGCAAACGCTCCGCCGGCAAGGAGATGACCTTCGAAGGCCGGAATTACGTCGTTGAAGAACTCACCGCCGACAGCTTTGATGACGTTGACATTGCCTTATTCAGCGCTGGCGGTTCAATTAGCAAGCAATTTGGCCCATTGGCTGTTGAAAAGGGCACCATTGTCGTCGATAATAGCTCGGCATTTCGAATGGTGGATGATGTCCCCCTTGTTATTCCTGAGGTTAATCCTGATGCTATGGCTCATATTAAGCTTGGTAATGGAAAGGGCGCTTTGATTGCTAACCCTAATTGTTCTACTATTATTTGCTTGATGGCTGCTACTCCTCTTCATCGCCGTGCTAAGGTTTGGGAATTTTCTCACTTTTTtgtcctttatttttttttcctggaaattttgagtttttgttaatgttcttatTAAATGCGTTTGCAGTTCTAGCTAAATGTTGCATTCGGTTGGTTTTAGTTTGACTTACTATTACTAGTATAATGTGCAAATGTGCAAATCGGGAACTTTTCTTAAATaagctatttttatttttttgaagttGGAATTAGGAAGTAATACTTTTGAGCAGTTTGATTGTGAACTCGGGTGAAATTAGGATATAACGATTGCTTGATTAAACTGTCGTGTTAGTGTTCTATATCTCTGTTTTAATGGTACTTTATTGGTTAACATAAGAATTAGAGCAGAGCTGTTAGTCTGTTACCATTATCAGGTTCGCAACTTCAATGATCTAAGCAATGTTATATTAATTGCAATTGCAATGGAAAAGGTTCTGCAATGTTGATTTGGGGGAGGGGTTAGGTGGCCAAAGTTAGTGGCAATGTGGCATGCTAATCAGAATGCAAACTTTTTTTTGCAAGATTGGGAAAGATATGATACTCGGAAAAGTGTAGTGAAATACTCAAAGCGCTAGTACTGACTGTGTTTCTGTATCTTTTATCTGTATTTAGCAGTTTAGCTTGAATAATGTAGCTATTAGTTTGACAGGTTGCAACTTCGTGTAGTTTTCAACTAAATTGAGCCTTTAGATCTTGACTTCCTGGACATCTGTGTAACTACATGTCTAGTTAATTTTCTTGTAATGCACTTCTCATTTGCATTTTTCTTCTCtgctttttttttatgaaatctTATCCCTCAATCTGAGCTGTGAATTTTGCAGGTTACGCGCATGGTTGTAAGTACATATCAGGCAGCTAGTGGTGCTGGTGCTGCTGCAATGGAAGAGCTTGAGCTGCAAACTCGTGAGGTTTATCGTAATTCATGTTTTGAAGTTTCTTATTGTAGTTATTTTCTATCTGTAGAATTTCTATTAGAAATGCAAGCAATGTGCTTTTGACCCATTTATTAATCCAATATTTGCATTGTTCTTTGTGAAGGTTTTGGAAGGCAAGCCTCCAACTTGCAACATTTTTAGTCAGCAGGTATGTTTTTGACTATGTACCTTTAATAAttatacccccccccccccccccccccccccaccttTCTCACCCCTTCCCTTTTCACCATTTACTAAGGTTCttgtcattctcttttatgTAGTATGCTTTTAATTTGTTCTCCCACAACGCACCGATTCTTTCCAATGGGTACAATGAAGAGGAGATGAAATTAGTAAAGGAAACCAGGAAAATTTGGGTAAGCGTTTGAAGCATCACGGTATTGTTTCTATTGCTTTTTCTTATTTATCTTAACCTAGTGTGGGATTTGTTATTGTAGCTTTGGTTTATTGCTCTTTATTAGTGTACTGGGGTGTTTTCATGTAGTTATGCCAAGAAGTCTTTTTTATAACTTTGCTCTTTGTCTTCTGTAGAATGATATTACTGTCAGAGTTACTGCTACATGTATAAGGGTCCCTGTAATGCGTGCACATGCTGAGAGTGTAAACCTTCAATTTGAGACTCCCCTTGATGAGGTACATACTTCATTTCTTTTTATGTTCTGATTGTCGCTGGCCCCATCTTTTCTGGTTCAATAACATACATTTCCTTGTTGCTAGTCTCCTTGAGATTGTAGTAAATATAATGTGCATGTTCAGACTTCAGAGCTGATTTGCTGACGTAACAACTTTGCAAGGAAatctagtcatgactactagaTTTTATGTACAAATAGGCCCTACCTTGATTCATTATTCTTCACCAGACTCAGGATTCTGAGGGCTGTGGCTCCAGAAGTAAAAGGTTTTGTGGCTAGCTGGTGCATAGTTGGTAATTACCTGCCTTTGCATATCACCAGTTTGATTACTCTGGTATGCTATTCGGCCATTCGGGTGGTTGGAACTAGTGATCTAGGCTGGAATTTTTGTTCACCCATTTTTCATGATCCCGACTCCTGAGGATCGTATGCTAAAGTTATTACTCTACCTATGTGGTTGAATTTTTTCATTCTTGGTACATTGATAGAGAAGAAGAGATGATAACACTTTATCCCTGTCTAGGagatttttttgtgtgtgtgtgtgtggcctTCATTACTACTACGAATGATTTATAGATCACGAGTTAAAAAAAACATGTAGTTGTTAGAAGTCTGTGGCATGTTTGCATGTGTATTATTGGAATGGCGTTGTGATGAAGGCTGTTGGCAAAGAACTAATGCTGGAGCGAGGATGATATGAAGTTAAACAAGTACTACTTAAATCATTGACTACTGACATGAGCCACTAAAGGGACGAACATACATTGTGAAGGAATATGTTTCAGGTTAGGGAGTTTAAATTACCCACCAATGTAGCTAAAAGGAGCCGAAGGAGGATCTCTTCAGAAGTTTTTCAACAAATGATTACTGATGTAGGTAATTGCCAGTCAGTTGGCATTACATCTATACCAGACTTCCATTCTGGAAACCTTCTAGATTATGTGTCTTAAGGTCGATGAGTTTGCAATGTTTATCAATGTGGCGTTGCTCTGGAAGAGCCATAGAGAGAAGGTATGCCAATTTACCCTATCACGCAGAAGCTAGAtgaacgaacatataccaaaacaaacccactaatACGAGAGCAATCTGCACCATACTAGCACCATGTTCCAGTTGTATTGGTTGGGCTTTCAGCTTAGGGGGCATGCTCATCATTCTCTGGCTAGAAAATGCCCTAGGTTTCTGGTTACTGGTTACTGCCTGTCATTCTCTTACCAAGCTGATGTTCATTAACCTTGTGTATAGCACATATTATCTACTTCCTCTAAGATTAGCTGGTGATCATTCATTTTGTGGATCATATTATACACACAATCGTATTGAGACGTGATAATGTTGAATTCAGATGAGCACCTTTTGTAAGCTAGAATTCTGACGTgaatctttatttttattttatcgtATGCACTTGATTTATGACCTCTGAAAACATCTATTCCAACTCTGAATTATTTTCCAGGACAcagcaagagagattttagagAATGCTCCCGGTGTGGTGGTAATAGATGATCGTCCATCAAATCAATTTCCAACCCCTTTAGAAGTTTCCAACAAGGATGATGTTGCTGTTGGCAGGATAAGGCGTGATGTCTCTCAAGATGGAGATAGCGGGTATGAGCTCGCTTGTTATATTACCCTTGGGACTTTCTATTGACCGTTTTTAATTTCGTAACATACTAAAAGTGGTAATGTTTGCAGGTTGGAAATTTTTGTTTGTGGTGATCAAATACGCAAGGGCGCAGCACTTAACGCTGTTCAGATCGCTGAGATGCTGTTATAGATTTGTTTCTCATTCCcgattttgtaatttttttggtGTTGGGGTGTTGTTGGTTCCTAACAACCGCTTTATGCTCCGAGATTACTGAGAAAATTTTGCAATTAAGCAACCTGTATCATGCTGATCTGTACAATTGAGTAGTATTTGTTCTTGTTTTCCAGATTATCTGGTAACCAGGTAATTGGTTTCCCAAATTCCATTAGTTTTATTGGTTTGTTGATATTTATTGCCCGTGACTTTGAGCAATGTGTTTGGATGAAGAGGATTTGAAGAGAAAGCAAAGGAATAGATGATGATGGATTCATTTTTATTCAGGTTGAGGGAAGATAAGGCGGACATTTTATAGCTCAAATATAGTTGTGTATCATTTTAGTAATAAGTGCAGTATGTATCAATTCATtacacattataatagttattaaCAAGATAACACGAACTCATTAAACCTGTTTTTACAGTAATCGTGGGTTAATTACATACCTGTAAGTGTAACTCTGTAAGCATTACAAGTACACAACTACtgtaaaaaaaaacagattttgTGAGTTTTTCTTATCTCTCTATATATTAAGGGTTGATAATTTGATATATGTGTCAGCTTAGGTTATTTTCTTTTCACCTTATTTTTATTACTTCTTATTAGATCAGataagaaaaaacaaataacaCTTATAGAAAACATATAGATTAAAACAGAAACTAGAAAACATTCAGACTAGATCAGGTGAAGAGAATACATCCTTATTCGGGATGGATGATGTATGTTTTGCTAATTTCCTGCTTGAAGCTAAGTTTATTCTCTTCATTACTTGCTGCAAATTTTAATATCCGAAGCTACAGACTTATTCTTTACTGACCCTACATGCTtatgccaagaatattctgtaTGAGGAACAAAAATGAATTAATACATGCACAAGCCAGGAATAGATTATCATCAAGGTAACTGTTACTCCCTAATTAAAACAGGTTTTAGCTTAAGATCATCATATTATACTTCATTGATTTATTTCAGTCTTCCTGTACCTCTATATCTCATCTCTTTCGCCGAATTTATATTTTCCAACAGCTTAACATGGGTGCAGAACTGTCTACTGCCATTGACACAAGAATTACAGAGCTTGAGAGACAGATTGCTTCTGTTAAGATTGAGGCATCGTTTACAAACTCTAACTTGGATGCTTCGAAGAGGGAAGCAGAAGAACTCAAACAACAGCTTTCGAGTTGTGAAAAAGTTCAGCAAGAAATGGAGATGAAACTGGAAAAGGTATGTGATCAACTTTGTTTTACTGAGTCTGAATTAAAATCTAACAAGGTTGAGTTAGAAGTGTGTAAGAAAGAGTTCAACGAGGTCCGAGATCAACTTTCCATTTACAACAATCGAAGTCAGAACATAGAAGTGGAACTGCGAAAGGTACAAGATCAACTTTCATCAACTACTTCTGAGTTGCAATTCGCGATAAATCAGTTAGAGATTTCGAAGAAGAAGGTGGGTGAACTTGAGCAAGACATTTGTAGTTGTAAGAAGGAAACCGAAGCTGTGGAAATCAGATATCAGAATGTTCAGGTTCAGATTACAGAATTTGAATCTGAATTACAGTCTAGCAAGATTGAACTGACATCTTCAAATGAAAAGGTAGAACAGCTCGAGATTCAGATTTTTTCCTGTAAGAAGGAAAACGAAGACATGGTAACAGAAATTCAGAGAATACAAGATGAAATTTCTTGTATGAAAACCGAGTTAGATTCAGCTAGAAGTGAACTAGAAATGTCAAGTAAAAAGGTAATGGAGCTCGAGCAACAGGTGTTTAATGGTGAAAATGACAGTAAAGTTGTGGAAGAAGAgatagaaaaggtacaagaacaACTCCGTGTAACCAACAATGAGCTGCATGACACGAAGATGTTGCTGCAGTCGTCTGAGGACGACGTGCAGGAGCTGAAACGTCAATACTACAGTTGCAAGACGAAAGTGGAACATATGGAAGTTGAATTAAAGGAAGTATCTGATTTTCTTAGTTTAAAGGAGGATGAATTCGACATGTCAAGTTGGATTGTCCCAAAGAGTACTAATAATGACATTGATCATAATACTattaacaacaacaataaacCAATGTTTATAGCGATTGACCATGAGGATGATTAATTACCATATGGGGTGGTTTGTTGTACTACGTACGTAGTTGTTAACTTTATATGAATGATTACCATGAAAAACTGATTATATTTCTTTGCATATTTATCTTTCTCTTGAACGAATTGTTCTCCAAAGACAATTTTACGTCGTTACTCATTCCATTTTCATATTATCTAAGcaacttttattcatttttttttcgaaattaCTTGTCCGTTTCTAATGCAgccaaatattcaaattatttattcttcaaaaggtcttgcgcgcataaggtgtacaataaatttattgtacaccaagataacttttacctatttttttggaactttaacctagttttgattaactttattATTAGTAAAAAATAGTTGATAGAAAACATATTAAAGGTTTAATGATtacttttatacattattagtgattttaagaaataagttttactaaaatgaaaaacttatcactaaaaaattaataacttttacCTGTATaaacttaacttttaagcattttgggttaacttttacttagatgtacaatatttattgtacaccctttgTAAATAAGATTTTGTGTTTACTCTTTTGGCTTTGGGATATAATagactaaatcaaaataaatctCAACACCTCTTCGCTTTCTTTTCATGACGTAAAAGATGACAGTCTCGTTATTGTAaatggaaacaacctctctgcaattgcagaggTAAAGTTATTGCAGGGGCAACATTGCGGACAGTCTGACCCGGCCTCTCTTACGACGTTTGTTGCGGGAGCCCTTTGAACGCACTAGGGTAACGATAATGAAGGGCATACATGTATTAATGTATTACGGAGTAGCTAGGAAGTATCATTTTACTATTGCCTCTTGCTTACGGCACATTGAATTCTCCAAATCTCACATTCATCCCTGTCTATGTCAGCTGCAGCTATATCATCCCATTTCTGCACGTTGGAAACTACATGTCACATAACTAAGGCCAACCAATATTAATTTCCCACCTAATTTCGTCTAGGTgacttttaaattttaatggTAGAATTAAAATACATACTCATCTGATTTTAATTCGTTTATATCATTTGCTCTTTATAATTCGTTAAAGATTTAATGTAGTCAATTCAGATCAATTGAGACCTGCGACTAAAAGAAGCTTTAGATATGAATGATATTTTTGACAGTTTTCGACAAGAGATTactcataaaaaattaaaaactctttGTAACAACTTGTCATATAATACGCTATCCCTTAAACTAATCAATACTTAGTCAACAAAACTAAAATCAGGGATGTTATAACATTTTATATCTTGGCTACACCCTTTTTTAATGAACACGTCCATACCATCAAATTAAAATATACAAGAGCACTGTTTTTCCCGAGTGCAAAGAGACACAAAGTGTAAGTCGACAAACAGAATTCAGTTTCAGGTATTGAACAACTAAATTGGCTGACATTTACGTAAGAACATTATAATTCGTACCCAATAAAGTCTACTTTTAAGAGTCAATGTATGATAGGTCAGAGATTTAATTACTTCATTTATAATTTGTAATGACATTGTTGATGTTCAGGCCCACCAAAAAGAATAGAATCTCAGTGTGATTTATTCCCTTACATAAACATCATATGTAGTCTAAAGTATAAAGTGTAAGAAATTAACAAAAGCCAAACACATTTTGTACTAAGAAACAATAATGGAGCATCAATATCATCTTACAAAAACTTCTCCTACATCATCAATACCAGAACCCCATGTAGTGATCTTCCCATTACCAATCCAAGGCCCGGTCAACTGTATGCTCAAACTAGCCGACCTCATCCTCTCCCTAAGTAACTCCGCCGTCTCCGTCACCTTCGTCGTCACCGACTTCATCCACCGCCGCCTTATTCACCACTCTACTACGGCTGCCCGCCTCGGAAAAAACTTCCGATTCGAGACCGTTCCCGATGGTCTCGGGGAtggtggtgatgatgatgagaaTCCTCGAGGGTTATACCAACTTGCTGACATGACCAACACCTTACAAGGTCAGGCCCAAGCAGAAGGTAGCCGGCTAAGGGCGGTGCTGGCGTACGGCGCGGCGGAGCCGGGGTTGAAGAAGGCGGTTACATGTATTATTGCGGATGGGTTTTATGGGTGTATGGTGGATGTAGCTAAAGAGTTAGGGGTGCCACTTGTTTACTTCGAAACGATAAGTCCTTGTGGTCTTTGGACTTATCTTTGTGTTCCTAACATGCTTCGAACTCGTGACCTCCCTTTTCAAGGTTAGTGTGTTCCAACTTCCAAGCTTTTCTACCCTTCAATTCTTTTACTCTTTTTTCATGTACCAAGTCAATGCTAGTGATATATTTCGTtattaacaataaaaataaaagtttcaGAAACGGAGGGGTAGTATAGTAAATGAAATTTGTTTAAGAGTTTTTTTTAGATACCGACtaaaataatgaaattgttAAGAATTTTCAGAAATGGGAGTATGCATTTCATTACTTGACATGCTTAATTGGATTATTCGTGCGTATATACACATGAATAATGATGATAATCTCTCCCGTTTACATCATTCAAGCCCAAACTTATTTCCATCTATGATTGTTCAATGGGCTAAGTGGAGCCCAATATTGGAGGAGAGTCTGATCACATACAATTCAATTCCGTACTGAAATCACTTGGTGATAAGTGCAGTATCCCACCAATTTATATGTTATTCAAGATCTCTCTATCTATTCTATGAATTAGTCTCAAATTATATGTGAGTTAGTGTTTTCAACGATGACCACTTGCTCCAACAGATGCTCAATATTGTCTCTTGCAAATGGGAAGAATGATAAGGAAtgtcacacacacacacagccCTCAGTTGGTAAAAATCAAATATGAAGGTATCAATATTACTAAAAACAGTTGTGGGTCTACGCCAATCCTATTTGTAACGTGACGGGTTGAGCCGAAAAATTAAATTAGGTCTAGACACGGTCCAATCGTCGTGCCCGAGTCTAATTTTACTCAATTTAACATGTTTTGCCGAGCCAAGCCGTGTCTTGTCAtactttttcaaaaaaaaatgtctTGGCTCATGACCCCGTGCTCAAGTCGAAACGTGCTTCTTTTTGTGATGGGTCGTGTCGTTTCTCGGCCTAGTGTCATCTTTAGCAATTACACCAAGCGATAAACTAAGTCATACTAAACATATTCATAGAAGAAATCAACTATTAGACTTTCCCAATTATTCGAAATTACGTTACTTGTTCAATAATTGTTTATCCTAATAACTTACTTGtcatgtactacctccgtttcaaaaagatctttacagttactatttgcacggactccaatgcaatatttaactactaatatatccaatttcgtattggaaaaaattataaaatttgatattctgaaaatacattccGAGaccaatttaacaagatcttacatgtaacttttttatgtatatagtggtgagaatttacggtcaacgtttttatactttggacacattttccaaagcgtaaagaactttctgaaacggagatAGTACGATGTACGAAGTACTTTCACATGGAGTAAAAAAgtcacacacacaacacacaacacaacacacaacacgTCCGTAGGACAATACTTTAAGAGTTTAAGATATAGAAGTACTCTTAGGCATCAAAATTCATAAAGAAGTACAGACAAAATCCAAACaattaaacaccaaattaaatacattttctaaaaatggaagATAAACTAAcaaaatctattactatatattactatatactaaaagagacaccaggaatgacacgtgtcaattcctggtgcgattttttcccgccaaaattactttcccaaaaaaaagtgtatctgtttgATTTCATATTTATTCTCTACCCTATTtataaactactccctccgtcccggaatactcgacccggtttgaccggcacagagtttaaggtacttgaattgacttatttaatttaataggtagtagttgatagtggggtattattttaatgtagttagtggaaaatgtgttaagaggtggggttggggagagtaggggttgaatttttaattattttttgtatggagtagggggtaggtgggttaataggggtggagtgagaaataatataatattgttagaatatttccatttttagaaacaggtcaagtattaagggacggcccgataaggaaaacaggtcaagtattccgggacggagggagtatgtatgTATggaacaaaatttagtttataaattatggcaataatagatacagcgtaataataattattctaaattggtgaTATTTTAGTCAATttgctatattaataatggaaaaataTATCACTCGATATTTTGGTGAAATTAtcatattagcatttaaatatgcatattagatgaataaatttaaacgag contains these protein-coding regions:
- the LOC110785304 gene encoding uncharacterized protein, translating into MNAAMNFTAATTTTKPHSPFLTGGVSLLRTSPTLLPLHRSPPSSIRMSLRDDGPSLAVVGVTGAVGQEFLSVLSDRDFPYRSIKLLASKRSAGKEMTFEGRNYVVEELTADSFDDVDIALFSAGGSISKQFGPLAVEKGTIVVDNSSAFRMVDDVPLVIPEVNPDAMAHIKLGNGKGALIANPNCSTIICLMAATPLHRRAKVTRMVVSTYQAASGAGAAAMEELELQTREVLEGKPPTCNIFSQQYAFNLFSHNAPILSNGYNEEEMKLVKETRKIWNDITVRVTATCIRVPVMRAHAESVNLQFETPLDEDTAREILENAPGVVVIDDRPSNQFPTPLEVSNKDDVAVGRIRRDVSQDGDSGLEIFVCGDQIRKGAALNAVQIAEMLL
- the LOC130468076 gene encoding uncharacterized protein codes for the protein MGAELSTAIDTRITELERQIASVKIEASFTNSNLDASKREAEELKQQLSSCEKVQQEMEMKLEKVCDQLCFTESELKSNKVELEVCKKEFNEVRDQLSIYNNRSQNIEVELRKVQDQLSSTTSELQFAINQLEISKKKVGELEQDICSCKKETEAVEIRYQNVQVQITEFESELQSSKIELTSSNEKVEQLEIQIFSCKKENEDMVTEIQRIQDEISCMKTELDSARSELEMSSKKVMELEQQVFNGENDSKVVEEEIEKVQEQLRVTNNELHDTKMLLQSSEDDVQELKRQYYSCKTKVEHMEVELKEVSDFLSLKEDEFDMSSWIVPKSTNNDIDHNTINNNNKPMFIAIDHEDD